Proteins encoded by one window of Anaerosalibacter sp. Marseille-P3206:
- a CDS encoding NAD(P)H-hydrate dehydratase: MIGSIGIDIVKINRIERIMDKNGERFLNKVFTTDEIEYIKNKKENIATISGIFASKEAVSKLLGTGIGKVSWKDIEVYHDFFGKPLIILHGNAYIRMKEKLIQNIHLTISHEREYAIAFAVGQGDSSSFLDKELINNTMKDIKYMSEILPKREKNSHKGSFGRVGIIAGSMGMTGAPYLSSEAALRTGSGLVYTISPKSLQNILSIKLTEAIIVPIEDHGRGHFVLDSVDDILEEIEALDLDVIAIGPGLGVDGERRIIVEELLKSIEKPVVLDADGLNCISNKTGILESRREKTVITPHPGELSRLLNISIVDIQNDRIKFAKMASEKYNSITILKGANTIVSSENGEIYINQTGNPGMATAGSGDVLTGVIASFLGQGIDAMKASILGVYCHGLAGDLASIDIGEYGLIARDILKYIPKSINTIQKF, encoded by the coding sequence ATGATTGGTAGTATTGGGATAGATATAGTCAAGATAAATAGGATTGAAAGAATAATGGACAAGAATGGTGAAAGATTTTTAAACAAAGTTTTCACCACTGATGAGATAGAATATATCAAGAATAAAAAAGAAAATATAGCAACGATATCTGGAATATTTGCTTCAAAAGAAGCAGTTAGCAAATTGCTAGGTACAGGAATAGGAAAGGTGAGTTGGAAGGATATTGAAGTTTATCATGACTTTTTTGGAAAACCACTTATAATTCTCCATGGAAATGCATATATAAGAATGAAAGAAAAGTTAATACAAAATATTCATTTGACTATAAGTCATGAAAGAGAATATGCTATTGCATTTGCAGTAGGCCAAGGTGATTCAAGTTCGTTTTTAGATAAAGAGTTGATAAACAATACAATGAAGGATATAAAATATATGAGTGAAATACTACCTAAAAGGGAAAAAAATAGTCATAAAGGAAGTTTTGGAAGAGTAGGTATAATTGCAGGGAGTATGGGAATGACAGGTGCTCCATATTTAAGTAGTGAGGCTGCCCTTCGCACTGGAAGTGGCCTTGTATATACTATATCCCCTAAATCTTTACAAAACATATTGTCTATTAAATTGACAGAAGCAATAATAGTGCCTATAGAAGACCATGGAAGAGGTCATTTTGTATTGGACAGTGTTGATGATATTCTTGAAGAAATTGAAGCATTAGACTTAGATGTTATAGCTATTGGACCTGGTCTTGGAGTAGATGGTGAAAGAAGGATTATTGTAGAGGAACTACTTAAATCTATAGAAAAACCAGTTGTATTAGATGCGGATGGATTAAATTGTATATCAAATAAAACTGGCATTCTTGAAAGTAGGAGGGAAAAAACTGTCATTACTCCTCATCCTGGAGAGCTTTCAAGATTACTTAATATTAGTATAGTAGATATACAAAACGATAGAATAAAATTTGCTAAAATGGCTTCAGAAAAATACAATTCAATTACAATATTAAAGGGAGCAAATACTATTGTATCTAGTGAAAATGGAGAAATATACATCAATCAAACAGGCAATCCTGGAATGGCAACAGCAGGTAGTGGCGATGTATTGACAGGTGTTATAGCTAGCTTTTTAGGCCAAGGTATAGATGCTATGAAGGCTTCTATATTGGGGGTATATTGTCATGGACTTGCAGGAGATTTAGCTAGTATAGATATAGGAGAGTATGGACTTATAGCTAGGGACATTTTAAAATACATTCCAAAATCCATTAATACAATTCAAAAATTCTAA
- a CDS encoding MFS transporter encodes MEEESLYYEEELVDYNTKVNIICGICATVSLNLVNPYFAKFAERLGATDYQIGLLTSLPHFVSIFAFIPGAILIESNSNKKKVTGTIMLIHKFFYLLLACVPFFNNVNKASLFVILIGLMNLPGSIGTMGYQSSIGDIFLPRDRGISMGLRNRYATIFSMIVTFLSGQTLAKIPKTNNEAIVLYQVFFVIAFLISLGEVISYFKFKGMKKNKDNNCKYIDSLKETLRKVPKEKDFIIFTLCSVFFHIGWMGAQPLFSIYSIKVLKANEIGISAIAIASSLSSIIAYTKWAKFADKKGNSFALSLAIFGMGITPILYALSSTIKQLVLFNVIVGVSVAGTTLILFNILLEVTPKENRTVYIAIYNTFIAIISAIAPMIGIAIKEATTMKISLVIIGLLRITASIFFFIRDKHRIA; translated from the coding sequence ATGGAAGAAGAATCATTGTACTATGAAGAAGAACTTGTTGATTATAACACTAAAGTAAATATCATATGCGGTATTTGTGCTACTGTATCTCTAAATTTAGTCAATCCTTACTTTGCAAAATTCGCTGAAAGATTAGGTGCTACTGATTACCAAATTGGCTTATTAACCTCATTACCACATTTCGTAAGCATATTTGCCTTTATACCTGGAGCAATACTCATAGAAAGTAATAGCAACAAAAAAAAGGTAACTGGAACCATAATGTTGATACATAAGTTTTTCTATTTATTGTTAGCTTGTGTTCCATTTTTTAATAATGTAAATAAAGCTTCACTTTTCGTTATATTGATAGGTCTTATGAATTTACCTGGTTCTATTGGAACTATGGGCTATCAATCTAGCATTGGAGATATATTCCTCCCTAGAGATAGAGGCATTTCTATGGGACTTAGAAATAGATATGCAACCATTTTTAGTATGATCGTTACTTTCTTATCTGGACAAACACTTGCAAAAATTCCCAAGACAAACAACGAAGCTATAGTATTATACCAAGTATTTTTTGTAATTGCATTTTTAATATCCTTAGGAGAAGTAATATCTTATTTTAAATTTAAAGGTATGAAAAAAAATAAAGATAATAATTGTAAATACATCGATTCTCTAAAAGAAACCCTTAGAAAAGTTCCAAAAGAAAAGGACTTTATAATATTTACCCTATGTTCAGTGTTTTTTCACATAGGATGGATGGGTGCGCAACCATTATTCAGTATATATTCAATTAAAGTATTGAAAGCAAATGAAATTGGTATAAGTGCTATTGCTATAGCAAGTAGTCTTTCATCTATAATAGCCTATACAAAATGGGCAAAATTTGCGGATAAGAAAGGAAATAGCTTTGCACTAAGTTTAGCTATATTCGGAATGGGAATTACACCTATACTATATGCACTATCTAGTACTATTAAGCAACTTGTATTGTTCAATGTGATAGTAGGTGTTTCTGTGGCAGGTACTACTTTGATTTTATTTAATATATTGCTAGAAGTAACACCTAAGGAAAATAGAACAGTTTATATAGCAATATATAATACCTTTATAGCAATAATATCTGCTATAGCTCCAATGATAGGTATAGCTATAAAGGAAGCTACTACTATGAAAATATCATTAGTGATAATTGGATTACTTAGAATTACTGCAAGTATATTTTTCTTCATAAGGGACAAGCATAGAATAGCTTAG